The genome window CCTCGCCCGACCGGATCAGTTCCAGAAAAATGGGAATGGCTTCATCCAGGGCGTGGCGCTTGAGCGCGGCGAGGCCTTCGGATTTGGTCTTGGGGGCGGCTTCCATGGCGCAGCAGTCTCCTGGCGTAAGGACCGGGGGATCATAGCACAGGGGGCTGCCCGCCGTCGGCTCGCGTGTCAGCCAGGCTGACCCGGCAAGACCGCGCCGAGCCGCCTCCAGCCCCGCTGCGAGGCGATGGCCAGGCACTGCCCCGCGGGCATTCGCCACCTCACGTCGCGGACGCTCGTCGAAAGGAGGCCGGCGCAGTACCATGGCGGCTGCCGACGTGCGGGGGATCGCGAACCGCGCGCGGCCCTGCCGTCTGCTCCCGCGAGGAGGTCCCCCCTTGGACATTCACGAAGCCACCGCGGTCTACGTCTTTGACCCCGACTTCACGCAGTTGCTGTTCGTGCGCCACCGCAAGCCCCCGCTGGCGGGCCGCTGGTTGCCGCCGGGCGGCCACGTCGATGCGGGGGAAACGCCGGAAGAGGGGGCCGTGCGGGAGGTCTTCGAGGAGACCGGCCAGCAGGTCGAATTGCTTGATATGACCCCCGACTTGCCTCGCCACGGGAGTCCGCGCGCCTGGCGCATGGCCAGCCCCTGGCTGGTGCAGGTCGAGGACCTGGGAGACCATCGCCATCTCGACTTCGTCTACGTGGCGGTGGCGACGGCGCCTGGGGCCCTCATCACGGAACCCGACCAGCCGGCCCGCTGGTGGGGAGCCGAAGCGGCCGAAGATGCGGCGGTGCTGGAGGACTGTCGCACGCACGCGGCGCACCTGTTCGCGCAGCGCGAGCGCTTCCGCTCGCTCTGGCAAGCGCAGCGTGCGTTGCGGAGCGCCCCGGTGGAGGAGGCGGGCGCCCCGAGCGGGCAGCCGGCGGGGGTCAGGCCGGGGTCGTGAAGTCGACGATCGCCCGGGCCTTCATGTAGGGGGCCAGGTGCGCGGCGATCGCCGCCTGATGAGCCGGGTGATTGACGTAGGCCAGGCAGCCGTCGAGATCGTCGTGTTCGGACACGAGCGCGTGCGAGTAGGTGGTGTCACGCGGCGACACG of Candidatus Sericytochromatia bacterium contains these proteins:
- a CDS encoding Dabb family protein, producing the protein MLKHLVLFQIEGQTEAQETAMIAAFEGLVDTIPELHSLRMGRNVSPRDTTYSHALVSEHDDLDGCLAYVNHPAHQAAIAAHLAPYMKARAIVDFTTPA
- a CDS encoding NUDIX domain-containing protein, with product MDIHEATAVYVFDPDFTQLLFVRHRKPPLAGRWLPPGGHVDAGETPEEGAVREVFEETGQQVELLDMTPDLPRHGSPRAWRMASPWLVQVEDLGDHRHLDFVYVAVATAPGALITEPDQPARWWGAEAAEDAAVLEDCRTHAAHLFAQRERFRSLWQAQRALRSAPVEEAGAPSGQPAGVRPGS